AAAAATATTGGATTCTTTAGGATTTAAAAGTGTTGGAGCTTTGAGAAAAGCTGTAAAAAATGGTGATGAAAATGCCTTAGAGTTTTTACACCTTATGGAAGAGTTTTTAAAAGGTGGAATAAAATCCCAAGATATAACTGTTAGAGGGAAAGCAGATTTTATAAATTATTTAAATTTACAAATGGGGTATCTAAAACATGAAGAGTTTAAAGCGGTGTTTTTAAATAGTAGCAACCAAATTGTTTTAAATGAAACTTTGTTCTGTGGAACAATAGACCGTAGTGTAGTTTATCCAAGATTGATAATAGAAAAGGCAATCCTATCAGGTGCTAAGGGGGTTATATTTGTACATAACCATCCAAGTGGTAATTTAACACCATCTAAAAAAGATATTGAACTTACTTTAGAAATGCAAGAGCTTCTTGACAAGGTGGATGTGAAACTACTGGATCATTATATAGTTTCAGAAACAGAAAACTTTAGTTTTTATGAAAATGGTTTAATTGATTATTTATAAAGCTTGGGGAACTTCCCCCAAGCTGTTTTTAAAAAATGGAGGTGTAGCATGAAAAAATTTGATATTATGAAAAACATTAGAAGAGAGATGAGGCTAAAAAATTTAAGTGATGGCAGAGTTGCCAAAAAGATTGGAGTTAGTGAAATTGAAATGACAGAATTTTTCTTAGAAAGAAATGTAAACCTAGAGTTGTTGGAGAAAGTAATTGAAGTAGTTTTTGAAAGTTATGAGTTCCAATACTCTTTTAAAGAAAATCCACTAAGAAAATTTAGTACAAAAGAGTTGTTGCAGGAACTAATGAGAAGAGAGAAGTAATTAAAAAAGGAGAGTGGCATAGACTAAACCATTCTCCTTTTTCTGTACTTAAAACATAATAAAGCTATATTTTGTTTCATTTATATTTTAACAT
This genomic window from Candidatus Cetobacterium colombiensis contains:
- a CDS encoding JAB domain-containing protein → KILDSLGFKSVGALRKAVKNGDENALEFLHLMEEFLKGGIKSQDITVRGKADFINYLNLQMGYLKHEEFKAVFLNSSNQIVLNETLFCGTIDRSVVYPRLIIEKAILSGAKGVIFVHNHPSGNLTPSKKDIELTLEMQELLDKVDVKLLDHYIVSETENFSFYENGLIDYL